One Ricinus communis isolate WT05 ecotype wild-type chromosome 1, ASM1957865v1, whole genome shotgun sequence DNA window includes the following coding sequences:
- the LOC8268776 gene encoding uncharacterized protein LOC8268776 isoform X1 — MVTFVRNKFGSNNMSPASKAKSKDKKAGKEPQKASLKSSGTSNAGSGIPASAYNPLSGTFHALETVPASSTSSLHSNGRFRNMDETDDHFGSAHGAGVEYDSLSNNGSWSGESEDHKKKTSNLPNQQETIPGADNDKREKIRQKNEKKHQRQKERRAQELHERCSGYLMSRKLEALAQQLVAMGFSHERATMALILNEGKVEESVSWLFEGGEDADKLQGQNLGGGNLKIDISDELALIADMEVRYKCTKQEVERAVITSEGDLEKAAESLRELKLEPPTAPPKPEETGDPPTASKFSVALNQSVARRQQQQQQQKSNPPSMVQQRRDDKDFNYTKTAVPVVGSSESGSKNLQPMKRIQPKLEWAKPQQTAVPSDKRWPSAGSSPPVSYSLASPLQVSPPPAKIETRYVAAGSEYKDSHAAIVREPVIMMQRSQSVNVKQVPATSISSSPPGTAASWYPTNSVDIMKSSGLMPHIPTTRSLSPNNLNSNQMFHQLHYQQQQQHQHQHLIPSSSPMESPGTSRGNGLWSRTVPSPTLAAASSLGLFSGLGGLAGSSGATSPVDWSTAGSMAQLDYTSIDWSLDRGLSSPSHNGLWLGSGSLKNNTQMYDSSTSALGAKLTMRTAASGNGVRIPGLQDNGVANAETSATGSHEWTSPFEGKDLFSLPRQFVSSPSL; from the coding sequence GAATAAATTTGGTTCTAACAACATGTCTCCAGCATCAAAAGCTAAGTCCAAGGATAAAAAAGCTGGCAAGGAACCCCAAAAGGCTTCATTGAAGTCTTCAGGAACATCTAATGCAGGTAGTGGAATACCAGCTAGTGCATACAATCCTCTTTCTGGAACATTTCATGCACTTGAAACAGTTCCAGCATCCTCTACTTCATCTCTGCACAGCAATGGCCGATTCCGGAATATGGATGAGACAGATGATCACTTCGGCAGCGCACATGGGGCTGGGGTTGAGTATGATTCACTTTCAAATAATGGTAGCTGGTCCGGTGAGTCagaagatcacaaaaagaagaCATCTAATCTTCCTAATCAACAGGAAACAATACCAGGGGCTGACAATGACAAGAGGGAAAAAATCCGtcaaaagaatgagaagaaGCATCAACGTCAAAAGGAGAGGCGAGCCCAGGAATTGCATGAGCGATGTAGTGGCTATCTCATGTCAAGAAAGCTAGAAGCACTTGCTCAACAGCTTGTTGCAATGGGATTTTCACATGAACGGGCTACTATGgctttaatattaaatgaagGCAAGGTAGAAGAATCTGTTTCATGGCTATTTGAAGGGGGTGAAGATGCAGATAAGCTCCAGGGTCAAAACCTTGGTGGGggtaatttgaaaattgacATCTCAGACGAGCTTGCTCTGATAGCTGATATGGAAGTACGATACAAGTGCACTAAGCAGGAGGTTGAAAGAGCTGTGATTACCTCTGAAGGTGATCTTGAGAAGGCAGCAGAAAGTTTAAGAGAACTGAAGCTTGAACCACCTACTGCTCCCCCAAAGCCTGAAGAAACTGGTGATCCTCCAACGGCTAGTAAATTTTCAGTTGCACTTAACCAGAGTGTGGCGAGAcgacaacaacaacaacaacaacaaaagtCCAATCCACCTTCTATGGTACAACAGAGAAGGGATGACAAGGATTTTAATTACACAAAGACAGCTGTTCCAGTTGTAGGATCTTCAGAATCTGGGAGTAAAAATCTGCAGCCTATGAAGAGAATACAACCGAAGTTGGAGTGGGCAAAACCTCAGCAAACTGCTGTGCCATCTGATAAAAGGTGGCCAAGTGCAGGGTCAAGTCCTCCTGTTTCTTATTCTTTGGCATCACCTTTGCAAGTCTCGCCTCCACCAGCCAAGATAGAAACGCGTTATGTGGCTGCTGGAAGTGAATATAAGGATTCTCACGCCGCAATAGTTAGGGAGCCAGTCATCATGATGCAAAGATCTCAATCTGTAAATGTTAAGCAGGTTCCAGCTACAAGCATAAGCTCTTCTCCTCCTGGGACAGCTGCCAGTTGGTACCCTACAAATAGTGTTGATATCATGAAGTCCAGTGGCTTGATGCCTCATATTCCCACCACAAGAAGTCTCAGCCCAAACAATTTGAATTCAAATCAGATGTTCCATCAACTGCATTATCAGCAGCAACAGCAACATCAACATCAACATTTAATTCCAAGCAGTAGCCCGATGGAGTCTCCTGGAACAAGCAGAGGAAATGGCTTGTGGAGTAGGACAGTTCCGTCACCAACACTTGCAGCTGCTTCTTCTCTTGGACTCTTCTCTGGGTTGGGTGGTTTAGCTGGTTCATCAGGGGCCACTTCGCCAGTTGACTGGAGCACTGCTGGCTCAATGGCACAGTTAGACTACACCAGCATAGATTGGAGTTTGGATAGAGGATTGTCTTCTCCTAGCCATAATGGATTGTGGCTGGGATCAGGTTCTTTGAAGAACAACACCCAAATGTATGATTCAAGTACTTCTGCCTTAGGTGCTAAGCTGACAATGCGAACAGCTGCAAGTGGGAATGGTGTTCGCATTCCAGGATTGCAAGACAATGGAGTGGCAAATGCAGAAACATCTGCTACTGGTTCTCATGAATGGACATCTCCATTTGAAGGGAAAGATCTCTTTAGTTTACCCAGACAGTTTGTTTCGTCTCCATCACTGTAG
- the LOC8268776 gene encoding uncharacterized protein LOC8268776 isoform X2 translates to MSPASKAKSKDKKAGKEPQKASLKSSGTSNAGSGIPASAYNPLSGTFHALETVPASSTSSLHSNGRFRNMDETDDHFGSAHGAGVEYDSLSNNGSWSGESEDHKKKTSNLPNQQETIPGADNDKREKIRQKNEKKHQRQKERRAQELHERCSGYLMSRKLEALAQQLVAMGFSHERATMALILNEGKVEESVSWLFEGGEDADKLQGQNLGGGNLKIDISDELALIADMEVRYKCTKQEVERAVITSEGDLEKAAESLRELKLEPPTAPPKPEETGDPPTASKFSVALNQSVARRQQQQQQQKSNPPSMVQQRRDDKDFNYTKTAVPVVGSSESGSKNLQPMKRIQPKLEWAKPQQTAVPSDKRWPSAGSSPPVSYSLASPLQVSPPPAKIETRYVAAGSEYKDSHAAIVREPVIMMQRSQSVNVKQVPATSISSSPPGTAASWYPTNSVDIMKSSGLMPHIPTTRSLSPNNLNSNQMFHQLHYQQQQQHQHQHLIPSSSPMESPGTSRGNGLWSRTVPSPTLAAASSLGLFSGLGGLAGSSGATSPVDWSTAGSMAQLDYTSIDWSLDRGLSSPSHNGLWLGSGSLKNNTQMYDSSTSALGAKLTMRTAASGNGVRIPGLQDNGVANAETSATGSHEWTSPFEGKDLFSLPRQFVSSPSL, encoded by the coding sequence ATGTCTCCAGCATCAAAAGCTAAGTCCAAGGATAAAAAAGCTGGCAAGGAACCCCAAAAGGCTTCATTGAAGTCTTCAGGAACATCTAATGCAGGTAGTGGAATACCAGCTAGTGCATACAATCCTCTTTCTGGAACATTTCATGCACTTGAAACAGTTCCAGCATCCTCTACTTCATCTCTGCACAGCAATGGCCGATTCCGGAATATGGATGAGACAGATGATCACTTCGGCAGCGCACATGGGGCTGGGGTTGAGTATGATTCACTTTCAAATAATGGTAGCTGGTCCGGTGAGTCagaagatcacaaaaagaagaCATCTAATCTTCCTAATCAACAGGAAACAATACCAGGGGCTGACAATGACAAGAGGGAAAAAATCCGtcaaaagaatgagaagaaGCATCAACGTCAAAAGGAGAGGCGAGCCCAGGAATTGCATGAGCGATGTAGTGGCTATCTCATGTCAAGAAAGCTAGAAGCACTTGCTCAACAGCTTGTTGCAATGGGATTTTCACATGAACGGGCTACTATGgctttaatattaaatgaagGCAAGGTAGAAGAATCTGTTTCATGGCTATTTGAAGGGGGTGAAGATGCAGATAAGCTCCAGGGTCAAAACCTTGGTGGGggtaatttgaaaattgacATCTCAGACGAGCTTGCTCTGATAGCTGATATGGAAGTACGATACAAGTGCACTAAGCAGGAGGTTGAAAGAGCTGTGATTACCTCTGAAGGTGATCTTGAGAAGGCAGCAGAAAGTTTAAGAGAACTGAAGCTTGAACCACCTACTGCTCCCCCAAAGCCTGAAGAAACTGGTGATCCTCCAACGGCTAGTAAATTTTCAGTTGCACTTAACCAGAGTGTGGCGAGAcgacaacaacaacaacaacaacaaaagtCCAATCCACCTTCTATGGTACAACAGAGAAGGGATGACAAGGATTTTAATTACACAAAGACAGCTGTTCCAGTTGTAGGATCTTCAGAATCTGGGAGTAAAAATCTGCAGCCTATGAAGAGAATACAACCGAAGTTGGAGTGGGCAAAACCTCAGCAAACTGCTGTGCCATCTGATAAAAGGTGGCCAAGTGCAGGGTCAAGTCCTCCTGTTTCTTATTCTTTGGCATCACCTTTGCAAGTCTCGCCTCCACCAGCCAAGATAGAAACGCGTTATGTGGCTGCTGGAAGTGAATATAAGGATTCTCACGCCGCAATAGTTAGGGAGCCAGTCATCATGATGCAAAGATCTCAATCTGTAAATGTTAAGCAGGTTCCAGCTACAAGCATAAGCTCTTCTCCTCCTGGGACAGCTGCCAGTTGGTACCCTACAAATAGTGTTGATATCATGAAGTCCAGTGGCTTGATGCCTCATATTCCCACCACAAGAAGTCTCAGCCCAAACAATTTGAATTCAAATCAGATGTTCCATCAACTGCATTATCAGCAGCAACAGCAACATCAACATCAACATTTAATTCCAAGCAGTAGCCCGATGGAGTCTCCTGGAACAAGCAGAGGAAATGGCTTGTGGAGTAGGACAGTTCCGTCACCAACACTTGCAGCTGCTTCTTCTCTTGGACTCTTCTCTGGGTTGGGTGGTTTAGCTGGTTCATCAGGGGCCACTTCGCCAGTTGACTGGAGCACTGCTGGCTCAATGGCACAGTTAGACTACACCAGCATAGATTGGAGTTTGGATAGAGGATTGTCTTCTCCTAGCCATAATGGATTGTGGCTGGGATCAGGTTCTTTGAAGAACAACACCCAAATGTATGATTCAAGTACTTCTGCCTTAGGTGCTAAGCTGACAATGCGAACAGCTGCAAGTGGGAATGGTGTTCGCATTCCAGGATTGCAAGACAATGGAGTGGCAAATGCAGAAACATCTGCTACTGGTTCTCATGAATGGACATCTCCATTTGAAGGGAAAGATCTCTTTAGTTTACCCAGACAGTTTGTTTCGTCTCCATCACTGTAG
- the LOC8268775 gene encoding 4-diphosphocytidyl-2-C-methyl-D-erythritol kinase, chloroplastic translates to MASAHFLCNSHLFQPSCNSFAKTSLPSFKPAGSISFPRTQRIPFIKATKKQLEIVYDPDERLNKLGDEVDKIAPLSRLTLFSPCKINVFLRITDKREDGYHDLASLFHVISLGDTIKFSLSPSKSTDRLSTNVAGVPLDERNLIIKALNLYRKKTGTDNFFWIHLDKKVPTGAGLGGGSSNAATALWAANQFSGGLATEKDLLEWSSEIGSDISFFFSRGAAYCTGRGEIVQDIPSPVPLDIPMVLIKPQEACPTGEVYKRFRLDQTSQVDPLTLLDKISKSGISQDVCINDLEPPAFEVLPSLKRLKQRIVAASRGQYNAVFMSGSGSTIVGIGSPDPPQFIYDDDDYKDVFVSEANFLTREANEWYKEPASTAACGTESDFSQSTE, encoded by the exons ATGGCTTCTGCTCATTTCCTCTGCAACAGCCATCTCTTTCAACCTTCTTGCAATTCCTTTGCTAAAACTAGTCTTCCTTCATTTAAGCCAGCTGGgtctatttcttttcctcGAACACAAAGAATCCCATTTATCAAAGCCACCAAGAAACAGCTAGAG ATAGTGTATGATCCCGATGAAAGGTTAAACAAGTTAGGAGATGAAGTAGACAAGATTGCTCCTCTTTCAAGGCTCACTTTGTTCTCTCCTTGCaag ATTAATGTTTTCCTGCGAATAACTGATAAAAGAGAAGATGGGTATCATGATTTGGCATCTCTCTTTCAT GTAATTAGTCTAGGAGATACAATTAAGTTCTCTTTATCTCCTTCAAAATCAACAGACCGTTTATCAACTAATGTGGCTGGCGTTCCCCTTGATGAAAGGAATTTG ATTATTAAAGCCCTTAACCTATATAGGAAAAAGACGGGCACTGACAACTTCTTTTGG ATTCATCTAGATAAGAAGGTGCCTACTGGGGCAGGGCTTGGTGGTGGAAGCAGTAATGCTGCGACTGCATTGTGGGCGGCAAATCAGTTCAGTGGCGGTCTTGCCACTGAGAAGGACCTTCTAGAATGGTCAAGTGAGATTGGTTCAGAtatctccttctttttttcccgTGGAGCAGCCTATTGTACTGGTCGTGGTGAA ATTGTCCAAGATATTCCTTCTCCAGTTCCTCTTGACATTCCAATGGTTCTTATAAAGCCCCAGGAAGCCTGCCCAACTGGTGAAGTTTACAAG cGCTTTCGGTTGGATCAAACCAGTCAAGTTGATCCTTTAACACTTCTGGACAAGATCTCAAAGAGTGGAATATCTCAAGATGTTTGTATAAATGACTTGG AACCTCCTGCATTTGAAGTTCTCCCATCtcttaaaagattaaaacagCGTATAGTTGCAGCAAGCCGTGGACAATACAATGCAGTTTTTATGTCTGGAAG TGGTAGTACCATAGTTGGGATTGGTTCGCCGGATCCTCCACAGTTTATTTATGACGACGATGACTACAAGGATGTTTTCGTGTCAG AGGCTAACTTCTTGACTCGTGAAGCAAATGAGTGGTACAAAGAACCTGCTTCAACTGCTGCTTGTGGCACAGAGTCTGATTTTTCCCAATCTACAGAGTGA
- the LOC8268774 gene encoding tyrosine-specific transport system: MSMSTFQFPTLLIPSRKYKFVHVPPHHLDHDQTCSSKRRSFHLRHTKYSGHSTRTFQCQAQNQKQEVYQVERLFSNLNQATLKREPGSLSSAIFLVAGTTVGAGILAIPAVTQESGFLASAMACIFCWIYMVATGLLVAEVNINTMCELGSGGVSLVSMARRTLGTIGVQIACWSYIFIHYALLVAYVARSSDIVTNFLGIPLWESATLFSLVLGGICYFGSQRFIGAVNGILVIGIITSFAALVAVASGDLQLDALLKANFEAVPMSIPIIALSFVYQNVVPVLCTNLEGNISKVRTAIVLGTAIPLGLFLVWNGVILGSITSNEITDKIIDPLQQLRSTNGVVRPIIEVFSLLAIATSYIGFVLGLADFLADLLKLPASQSNPLPYLLTLFPPLALALLDPEIFFKALDFAGTYGVLVLFGILPAAMAWSDRYSSSSPSIKLPELVPGGRITLSFVIGGAGYIIFSEILDNFGRS, encoded by the exons ATGTCTATGTCTACCTTCCAGTTTCCAACCCTTTTAATCCCATCAAGAAAGTACAAATTTGTGCATGTTCCTCCTCATCATCTTGATCACGATCAAACTTGTAGTTCAAAAAGACGGTCGTTTCACCTTCGGCATACAAAATATTCAGGTCACTCTACAAGAACATTCCAATGCCAGGCTCAAAACCAAAAGCAGGAAGTTTATCAAGTTGAAAGGCTCTTTTCTAACCTTAACCAAGCTACTCTCAAGAGAGAACCTG GAAGTTTATCTAGTGCAATCTTTCTGGTCGCTGGTACAACG GTAGGTGCTGGGATACTAGCAATTCCTGCAGTGACTCAAGAATCTGGATTTTTGGCCTCTGCTATGGCCTGCATTTTTTGTTGGATATATATG GTTGCTACTGGGCTGCTTGTTGCTGAAGTAAATATCAATACGATGTGTGAATTGGGTTCCGGTGGAGTTTCATTG GTGTCAATGGCCAGGAGAACTCTTGGGACGATTGGAGTTCAAATTGCATG CTggtcatatatttttatccatTACGCCCTTCTAGTTGCCTATGTTGCTCGTTCTTCAGATATTGTGACAAACTTTCTCGGCATTCCATT ATGGGAAAGTgcaactttattttctttggtttTGGGAGGCATATGCTACTTTGGAAG TCAGCGCTTCATTGGTGCTGTTAATGGAATTCTAGTAATTGGAATCATTACTTCATTCGCAGCTCTTGTG GCAGTTGCCAGTGGAGATCTACAGTTAGATGCTCTTTTGAAAGCCAACTTTGAAGCTGTTCCTATGAGCATACCAATTATTGCACTTTCATTTGTTTATCAG AATGTAGTGCCTGTTCTTTGCACAAATCTTGAAGGAAACATCTCAAAAGTAAG GACTGCGATTGTTCTAGGCACAGCTATACCCTTGGGTTTGTTTCTTGTATGGAATGGTGTTATTTTAGGATCAATCACAAGTAATGAGATAACTGATAAGATCATTGATCCACTGCAACAGTTGAGATCTACCAATGGAGTCGTCAGA CCAATAATTGAGGTCTTCTCACTTCTTGCCATTGCAACATCTTATATTGGATTTGTTTTGGGGCTGGCTGACTTTCTTGCTGACT TGTTGAAACTTCCAGCTAGTCAGAGTAATCCTTTGCCATACCTCTTGACTTTGTTTCCACCATTAGCACTGGCTTTATTGGACCCTGAAATATTCTTCAAAGCCTTGGATTTTGCAGGAACATATGgag TTCTGGTGCTGTTTGGCATTCTTCCTGCTGCAATGGCTTGGTCAGATAGGTACTCAAGTTCATCACCATCAATAAAACTACCAGAGCTAGTTCCTGGAGGAAGAATTACcctttcttttgtaattgGAGGTGCAGGATACATCATTTTTTCTGAAATATTGGACAATTTTGGACGTTCATGA
- the LOC8268773 gene encoding protein WHAT'S THIS FACTOR 1 homolog, chloroplastic → MMQLLSLSLPQNNCFLSKSSFLPSAPRIYLLNSKKSRHVSLSISCYSTKIVRDAKLDKHVVRQNKIRFVQKLKTLLLSKPKHYIPLHILSKCRSYLSLPDRRSIRSMILRYPSIFELFTIPIPHLPFNATKPYSQLCVRLTQSAAALAAQELELQSAIANNLATKLQKLLMLSSHHRLLLSKLVHLAPDLGLPPNFRSRLCNDHPEKFKTVDTSYGRAVELVTWDAQLAIPLPRADASLDLIVDRPLKFKHLRLRKGLNLKRRHQDFLIKFEELPDVCPYKTSSEEFARESVEAEKRACAVVREILGMTVEKRTLLDHLTHFRKEFGFSNKLRGMIIRHPELFYVSVKGLRNSVLLVEGFDDKGVLLKKDEISAMKDQLMRLVSQSKTMRRERRNGIVMNTNDIRDSDDASDEFDDIDDDYDDGFENVFESEDSGFVYDFDNDLHASCEIASHGEHGGFWTVDGSNEEGRSSEPW, encoded by the coding sequence ATGATGCAGCTGCTGTCACTGTCACTGCCACAAAACAATTGTTTCCTCAGTAAGTCCAGCTTTCTCCCATCTGCACccagaatttatttattaaatagtaagaaatCCAGAcatgtttctctttctatctctTGTTATTCTACCAAAATTGTTCGTGATGCTAAACTTGACAAGCATGTTGTGAGGCAAAACAAGATACGCTTTGTTCAGAAGCTCAAGACTTTGCTCCTTTCCAAACCAAAACACTATATTCCTCTTCATATCCTTTCCAAATGTCGCTCCTACCTTTCGCTTCCTGATCGCCGTTCCATTCGCTCCATGATCCTTCGATATCCTTCCATTTTTGAACTCTTCACAATCCCGATACCACATTTGCCATTCAATGCTACAAAGCCATATTCTCAACTATGTGTTCGTCTAACCCAGTCTGCAGCAGCACTGGCTGCTCAGGAACTTGAACTGCAATCAGCCATTGCTAACAACTTGGCCACCAAGCTTCAAAAGCTTTTGATGCTCTCTTCACATCACCGGCTCCTCTTATCAAAGTTGGTTCACCTTGCCCCAGATCTTGGCCTACCCCCTAATTTTCGGTCGCGCCTCTGCAATGACCACCCTGAAAAATTTAAGACTGTTGACACCTCTTATGGCCGTGCAGTTGAGCTTGTAACATGGGATGCACAGTTGGCTATTCCTTTACCTCGTGCTGATGCTTCACTTGATCTGATAGTAGATAGACCTTTGAAATTTAAGCACCTGAGACTTCGAAAGGGGCTTAATTTAAAGAGACGTCACCAGGATTTTTTGATCAAGTTTGAAGAACTTCCGGATGTGTGTCCTTATAAGACATCTTCAGAAGAATTTGCTAGAGAGTCTGTTGAAGCAGAAAAGAGAGCCTGTGCCGTGGTAAGAGAGATCCTGGGAATGACAGTAGAAAAGAGAACTTTATTGGACCATTTGACACATTTCAGGAAGGAATTTGGATTTTCCAACAAATTGAGGGGAATGATTATTAGGCACCCCGAGTTATTCTATGTTAGTGTAAAAGGTCTTAGAAATTCTGTGTTATTGGTTGAAGGATTTGATGACAAGGGTGTGCTTTTGAAGAAAGATGAAATTTCAGCTATGAAGGATCAGTTGATGAGGCTAGTTAGCCAGTCAAAGACAatgagaagagaaagaagaaatggTATTGTGATGAACACCAATGACATTAGAGATTCTGATGATGCCAGTGATGAATTTGACGATATCGATGATGATTATGATGATGGTTTTGAGAACGTGTTTGAGTCTGAAGATTCAGGTTTTGTTTACGATTTTGATAATGATCTGCATGCGAGTTGTGAGATTGCAAGCCATGGTGAGCACGGAGGATTTTGGACTGTAGATGGTTCCAATGAGGAAGGACGATCTTCTGAACCTTGGTAA